The nucleotide sequence GCTAATTCTGCGGTTTCTGTCATGAATATATCCTGCACAACAAGGAACTCAAGCTTTTTCAAGGCTTTTATTGTATGACTGATATCCGGGTCAGTCAAAGCAGGGTTTTCCCCCATAATATACATCGCCTTCAATCTTCCTTCAGTAGCTTCATTTATCATCTCTTGAGCAGTAAGTCCAATCTCATCTGAGAGTCTGACATCCCAAGCCTTCTCAAACTTTTCTTTTATAGCAGGGATGTTGACTTTCTGATAACCGGGATACTGATCAGGAACGCAGCCCATATCTGTTCCGCCCTGGACATTGTTCTGTCCTCTCAGAGGATTCACCCCTGTGCTTTCCTTTCCGAGATTTCCAGTCATCAATGCGAGGTTTGCTATGGCATAAACATTATCTGTTCCATGTGTATGCTGTGTTATTCCCATTGTGTAATATATACCTGGTCTCTCAGCCCTGCCATAAAGTAATGCTGCCCTGATTATATCTTCCTTTGGCACACCTGTAATCTTCTCTCCAACCTCTGGTGTATATTCCTCAAGGCTTTCTTTGAGAGATTCATAATCTTCTGTCCTACCGAGTATAAATATCCTGTCTATCAAATCCTCTTTCAGTATCACATGCATCATTGAATTCAATAGCGCAACATCTGTTCCTGTTTTTTGCCGTAGCCAAAGCTCAGCAAATCGCACAAGGTCAATCTTCCTCGGGTCAGCAACAATGAGTTTCGCACCATTTCTAACAGCCTTTTTCATCCTGAGACCGATAATTGGATGTGTCTCTGTGGTATTTGAGCCAATGACAAATAATAAATCATTATTCTCAATCTCTGGGATAGAATTTGTCATTGCACCTGAACCAAATACTGTAGCCAGACCGGCCACTGTTGCGCTGTGTCAATACCTGGCACAGTGGTCAACATTGTTTGTCCCTATCACAGCACGCATGAATTTCTGAAAGAGGTAATTTTCTTCATTCGTACATTTTGCAGACGAAAGTCCACTGATAAAGTTTGCCCCATACTTATCTTTAATTTCGCTGAATCTCCTTGTAATAAAATCAAGCGCCTCATCCCAGGAAACCTCTCTAAAAAGAGTTGCGAGTTGAGAGTTGAGAGTTGAGGGTTGAGGTTCGTCTTTTAACTCCGAACTCCGAACTCCGAACTCCGAACTCGATCTTGAGGCTATTCTAATAAGAGGTTTTGTGAGTCTATCAGGGCTATTTATAAAACTATAACCGAACCTGCCTTTTGAACATAACCAACCCTCATTCAAGGTATCTTCTCTTGAAGATACCCTTATAACCTCATTCCTCTTTATATGGAGTGTAAGACTGCAACCACAGCCACAATAAGGGCATGTAGTATCTATTTCTTTAACATCCTTCTGTCTTCCCTTCCCCCTCCACATCTTACCTGTCAATGCACCTGTAGGACAGACTGCAACGCACTGACCACAGAACTCACAGTTCAGGTCTTTTTCAAAGGGTGGCGTTACCTTAGCATAAAAACCTCTATATGCAAAACCAATAGCACCAACACCCTGAACCTCATGGCATATCCTGACACATCTTCCGCATAGAATACATTTCTCCATCTCCCCCTCAATGAATGGGTTTGCATCATGTTCTTTATATCTCCTTCTCTCGCCATTAAAGGGTATTTCTTTAATATCATAGGTATATGCAAGTTCTTGAAGTGTGCAGTCACCAGCCTTTTCACATGTCATACACTCATTCGGGTGGTCTGAAAGGAGAAGCTCAAGAACCGTTTTTCTCAATCGTTCTAATTCCGGTGTAGATGTAATAACAGACATTCCCTCAGATA is from Nitrospirota bacterium and encodes:
- the fdhF gene encoding formate dehydrogenase subunit alpha codes for the protein MSVITSTPELERLRKTVLELLLSDHPNECMTCEKAGDCTLQELAYTYDIKEIPFNGERRRYKEHDANPFIEGEMEKCILCGRCVRICHEVQGVGAIGFAYRGFYAKVTPPFEKDLNCEFCGQCVAVCPTGALTGKMWRGKGRQKDVKEIDTTCPYCGCGCSLTLHIKRNEVIRVSSREDTLNEGWLCSKGRFGYSFINSPDRLTKPLIRIASRSSSEFGVRSSELKDEPQPSTLNSQLATLFREVSWDEALDFITRRFSEIKDKYGANFISGLSSAKCTNEENYLFQKFMRAVIGTNNVDHCARYUHSATVAGLATVFGSGAMTNSIPEIENNDLLFVIGSNTTETHPIIGLRMKKAVRNGAKLIVADPRKIDLVRFAELWLRQKTGTDVALLNSMMHVILKEDLIDRIFILGRTEDYESLKESLEEYTPEVGEKITGVPKEDIIRAALLYGRAERPGIYYTMGITQHTHGTDNVYAIANLALMTGNLGKESTGVNPLRGQNNVQGGTDMGCVPDQYPGYQKVNIPAIKEKFEKAWDVRLSDEIGLTAQEMINEATEGRLKAMYIMGENPALTDPDISHTIKALKKLEFLVVQDIFMTETAELADVVLPAASFAEKDGTFTNTERRVQRVRKTVNTPGEAKEDSWIIIELSRRLGYEMKYNFTEEVLHEIGKIWPAMAGITYSRIEKTGLQWPCPTIDHPGTPYLFKGGFPRGKAGFSVVKYRPSEELPDDEYPFMLSTGRQLFHYHTGSMTRRIDAINKISPEAYVEINPYDAEKMGVMDGDKVRVSSRRGTIEVRAAISERPYKGMVFIPFHFKEAAANILT